Proteins encoded by one window of Cloeon dipterum chromosome 2, ieCloDipt1.1, whole genome shotgun sequence:
- the LOC135936816 gene encoding uncharacterized protein LOC135936816 has protein sequence MKQLVSLLVFFLVLHGCRARAQEPPHDYDDCPPGLHWSEGRCKSSVRVRFGTNDNQQAPAFLSSPLLVTSARPLLQSGAIHLLNKDKCLPGYKQNKQGVCKASYLHPLQWFYRLNPLYAGNSLNQFTHGLNHPYFAYLPFLYNALSLSKGINSLPYANRFWGYLNYGSLFPYRYHGLSICPPGYQVYRGKCQPYVDYSLLHHV, from the exons ttgttttgcATGGATGTCGGGCACGGGCGCAAGAGCCACCCCACGATTACGATGACTGCCCACCAGGGTTACACTGGAGCGAGGGCAGGTGCAAGTCTTCCGTCAGGGTTAGGTTCGGG ACAAATGATAACCAACAAGCACCAGCATTTCTGTCATCACCATTACTTGTCACATCTGCGAGGCCACTTCTACAATCAGGTGCTATTCATCTCTTAAACAAAGACAAGTGTCTGCCAGGCTACAAGCAGAATAAGCAGGGAGTTTGCAAGGCTTCTTATCTCCATCCTCTTCAG TGGTTTTATCGACTGAACCCCCTTTACGCCGGCAACTCACTTAATCAATTTACGCACGGACTTAATCACCCATATTTTGCATACTTGCCATTTTTGTATAACGCCCTTTCATTGAGCAAAGGCATTAATTCGTTGCCGTATGCCAACAGATTTTGG gggTATCTGAATTATGGCAGTTTGTTCCCATACAGATATCACGGTCTATCCATATGCCCCCCAGGCTATCAGGTTTACCGAGGAAAATGCCAACCGTACGTTGACTATTCACTGCTGCACCACGTCTGA